One Balaenoptera musculus isolate JJ_BM4_2016_0621 chromosome 13, mBalMus1.pri.v3, whole genome shotgun sequence genomic region harbors:
- the GGCX gene encoding vitamin K-dependent gamma-carboxylase isoform X2, whose amino-acid sequence MGKLLGFEWTDVSSWGRLVTLLNRPTDPASLAVFRFLFGLMMVLDIPQERGLSSLDQRYLDGLEVCRFPLLDALQPLPLDWMYLVYTIMFLGALGMMLGLHYRISCVLFLLPYWYVFLLDKTSWNNHSYLYGLLAFQLTFMDANRYWSVDGLLNARKRNAHVPLWNYAVLRGQIFIVYFIAGVKKLDADWVEGYSMDYLSRHWLFSPFKFVLSEEMTSLLVVHWCGLLLDLSAGFLLFFDASRSIGLLFVSYFHCMNSQLFSIGMFPYVMLASSPLFCSPEWPRKLVAHCPKRLQELLPLRTAPQPSASCVYKRSRAKGGQKPGLRHRLGAAFTLLYLLEQLFLPYSHFLTQGYNNWTNGLYGYSWDMMVHSRSHQHVKITYRDGRTGELGYLNPGVFTQSRRWKDHADMLKQYATCLSHLLPKYNVTEPQIFFDIWVSINDRFQQRIFDPRVDIVQATWSPFQRTPWLQPLLMDLSPWRTKLQEIKSSLDNHTEVVFIADFPGLHLENFVSEDLGNTSIQLLQGEVTVELVAEQKNQTLQEGEKMQLPAGEYHKVYTVSPSPSCYMYIYVNTTELALEQDLAYLQELKEKVENGSETEPLPPELQPLLEGEVKGGPEPTPLVQTFLRRQQRLQEIERRRNAPFHERLLRFLLRKLYVFRRSFLMTCISLRNLVLGRPSLEQLAQEVTYANLRPFEPVGEPSPSNTDSSNPHPSEPNADPVHSEF is encoded by the exons ATGGGGAAGCTCTTGGGTTTTGAGTGGACAGATGTGTCCAGCTGGGGGAGGCTGGTGACCCTGCTGAATAGACCAACGGATCCTGCAAGCCTGGCAGTCTTCCGTTTTCTCTTTG GGCTGATGATGGTGCTGGACATTCCCCAGGAGCGGGGGCTCAGCTCCCTGGACCAAAGATACCTGGATGGGCTGGAGGTGTGCCGCTTCCCGTTGCTTGACGCCCTGCAGCCACTGCCACTTGACTGGATGTATCTGGTCTACACCATCATGTTTCTGG GGGCGCTGGGCATGATGCTGGGCCTGCACTACCGGATAAGCTGTGTGTTATTCCTGCTGCCATACTGGTATGTGTTTCTTCTGGACAAGACATCGTGGAACAACCACTCCTATCTGTATGGTTTGTTGGCCTTTCAGCTGACGTTCATGGATGCAAACCGCTACTG GTCTGTGGACGGCCTGCTGAATGCCCGGAAGCGGAACGCCCACGTGCCCCTTTGGAACTATGCTGTGCTGCGTGGCCAG ATCTTCATCGTGTACTTCATTGCGGGCGTGAAAAAGCTGGATGCAGACTGGGTGGAAGGCTACTCCATGGACTACCTGTCCCGGCACTGGCTCTTCAGTCCCTTCAA ATTTGTACTGTCTGAGGAGATGACTAGTCTGCTGGTGGTGCACTGGTGCGGACTGCTGCTCGACCTCTCTGCCGGTTTCCTGCTCTTCTTTGACGCCTCAAGGTCCATTGGCCTCCTCTTCGTGTCCTACTTCCACTGCATGAATTCCCAGCTCTTCAGCATTG GTATGTTCCCCTACGTCATGCTGGCCAGCAGCCCTCTCTTCTGCTCTCCCGAGTGGCCTCGGAAGCTGGTGGCTCACTGCCCAAAAAGGCTGCAAGAACTGCTGCCCCTCAGGACTGCCCCCCAGCCCAGTGCTTCCTGCGTGTATAAGAGGAGCCGGGCCAAAGGTGGTCAGAAGCCAGGGCTGCGCCATCGGCTGGGCGCCGCCTTCACCCTGCTCTACCTCCTAGAGCAGCTCTTCCTGCCCTATTCCCATTTCCTCACCCAG GGCTATAACAACTGGACAAATGGGCTGTACGGCTATTCCTGGGACATGATGGTGCACTCCCGCTCCCACCAGCACGTGAAGATCACCTACCGTGATGGCCGCACCGGCGAGCTGGGCTACCTCAACCCTGGG GTATTCACACAGAGCCGGCGTTGGAAGGATCATGCGGACATGCTGAAGCAATATGCCACTTGCCTGAGCCACCTGCTTCCCAAGTACAATGTCACTGAGCCCCAGATCTTCTTTGATATTTGGGTCTCCATCAATGACCGCTTCCAGCAGAG GATTTTTGACCCTCGTGTGGACATCGTGCAGGCTACCTGGTCCCCCTTCCAGCGTACACCTTGGCTGCAGCCGCTACTGATGGACCTGTCTCCCTGGAGAACCAAATTACAGGAAATCAAGAGCAGCCTGGACAACCACACCGAAGTGGTCTTCATCGCAGATTTCCCTG GGCTGCACCTGGAGAACTTTGTGAGCGAAGACCTGGGCAACACTAGCATCCAGCTGCTGCAGGGGGAGGTAACTGTGGAGCTGGTGGCAGAACAGAAGAACCAGACTCTTCAGGAGGGAGAAAAAATGCAG TTGCCTGCTGGTGAGTACCATAAGGTGTATACAGTGTCGCCCAGTCCTTCCTGCTACATGTACATCTATGTCAACACTACAGAGCTTGCACTGGAGCAAGACCTGGCATACCTGCAAGAATTGAAGGAGAAGGTGGAGAATGGAAGTG AAACAGAGCCTCTGCCTCCAGAGCTGCAACCTCTGCTGGAAGGGGAAGTCAAAGGGGGCCCTGAGCCAACACCGCTGGTTCAGACCTTTCTTAGACGCCAGCAAAGGCTCCAGGAGATCGAACGCCGGCGAAATGCCCCTTTCCACGAGCGACTCCTCCGCTTTTTGCTGCGAAAGCTCTATGTCTTTCGCCGCAG cTTTCTGATGACTTGTATCTCACTTCGAAATCTGGTATTAGGCCGCCCTTCCCTGGAGCAGCTGGCCCAAGAGGTGACTTACGCGAACTTGCGACCCTTTGAGCCAGTTGGAGAGCCGAGTCCTTCAAACACAGATTCTTCAAATCCTCATCCTTCTGAGCCAAATGCTGACCCTGTTCACTCAGAGTTCTGA
- the GGCX gene encoding vitamin K-dependent gamma-carboxylase isoform X1: protein MVVSARSARSPPDSDKVQKDKAGQTSGRRQGSRMGKLLGFEWTDVSSWGRLVTLLNRPTDPASLAVFRFLFGLMMVLDIPQERGLSSLDQRYLDGLEVCRFPLLDALQPLPLDWMYLVYTIMFLGALGMMLGLHYRISCVLFLLPYWYVFLLDKTSWNNHSYLYGLLAFQLTFMDANRYWSVDGLLNARKRNAHVPLWNYAVLRGQIFIVYFIAGVKKLDADWVEGYSMDYLSRHWLFSPFKFVLSEEMTSLLVVHWCGLLLDLSAGFLLFFDASRSIGLLFVSYFHCMNSQLFSIGMFPYVMLASSPLFCSPEWPRKLVAHCPKRLQELLPLRTAPQPSASCVYKRSRAKGGQKPGLRHRLGAAFTLLYLLEQLFLPYSHFLTQGYNNWTNGLYGYSWDMMVHSRSHQHVKITYRDGRTGELGYLNPGVFTQSRRWKDHADMLKQYATCLSHLLPKYNVTEPQIFFDIWVSINDRFQQRIFDPRVDIVQATWSPFQRTPWLQPLLMDLSPWRTKLQEIKSSLDNHTEVVFIADFPGLHLENFVSEDLGNTSIQLLQGEVTVELVAEQKNQTLQEGEKMQLPAGEYHKVYTVSPSPSCYMYIYVNTTELALEQDLAYLQELKEKVENGSETEPLPPELQPLLEGEVKGGPEPTPLVQTFLRRQQRLQEIERRRNAPFHERLLRFLLRKLYVFRRSFLMTCISLRNLVLGRPSLEQLAQEVTYANLRPFEPVGEPSPSNTDSSNPHPSEPNADPVHSEF from the exons ATGGTGGTGTCTGCTCGGTCTGCGCGGTCCCCGCCCGACTCAG ATAAAGTACAAAAAGATAAAGCTGGACAGACCTCAGGGCGCCGTCAGGGCAGCCGAATGGGGAAGCTCTTGGGTTTTGAGTGGACAGATGTGTCCAGCTGGGGGAGGCTGGTGACCCTGCTGAATAGACCAACGGATCCTGCAAGCCTGGCAGTCTTCCGTTTTCTCTTTG GGCTGATGATGGTGCTGGACATTCCCCAGGAGCGGGGGCTCAGCTCCCTGGACCAAAGATACCTGGATGGGCTGGAGGTGTGCCGCTTCCCGTTGCTTGACGCCCTGCAGCCACTGCCACTTGACTGGATGTATCTGGTCTACACCATCATGTTTCTGG GGGCGCTGGGCATGATGCTGGGCCTGCACTACCGGATAAGCTGTGTGTTATTCCTGCTGCCATACTGGTATGTGTTTCTTCTGGACAAGACATCGTGGAACAACCACTCCTATCTGTATGGTTTGTTGGCCTTTCAGCTGACGTTCATGGATGCAAACCGCTACTG GTCTGTGGACGGCCTGCTGAATGCCCGGAAGCGGAACGCCCACGTGCCCCTTTGGAACTATGCTGTGCTGCGTGGCCAG ATCTTCATCGTGTACTTCATTGCGGGCGTGAAAAAGCTGGATGCAGACTGGGTGGAAGGCTACTCCATGGACTACCTGTCCCGGCACTGGCTCTTCAGTCCCTTCAA ATTTGTACTGTCTGAGGAGATGACTAGTCTGCTGGTGGTGCACTGGTGCGGACTGCTGCTCGACCTCTCTGCCGGTTTCCTGCTCTTCTTTGACGCCTCAAGGTCCATTGGCCTCCTCTTCGTGTCCTACTTCCACTGCATGAATTCCCAGCTCTTCAGCATTG GTATGTTCCCCTACGTCATGCTGGCCAGCAGCCCTCTCTTCTGCTCTCCCGAGTGGCCTCGGAAGCTGGTGGCTCACTGCCCAAAAAGGCTGCAAGAACTGCTGCCCCTCAGGACTGCCCCCCAGCCCAGTGCTTCCTGCGTGTATAAGAGGAGCCGGGCCAAAGGTGGTCAGAAGCCAGGGCTGCGCCATCGGCTGGGCGCCGCCTTCACCCTGCTCTACCTCCTAGAGCAGCTCTTCCTGCCCTATTCCCATTTCCTCACCCAG GGCTATAACAACTGGACAAATGGGCTGTACGGCTATTCCTGGGACATGATGGTGCACTCCCGCTCCCACCAGCACGTGAAGATCACCTACCGTGATGGCCGCACCGGCGAGCTGGGCTACCTCAACCCTGGG GTATTCACACAGAGCCGGCGTTGGAAGGATCATGCGGACATGCTGAAGCAATATGCCACTTGCCTGAGCCACCTGCTTCCCAAGTACAATGTCACTGAGCCCCAGATCTTCTTTGATATTTGGGTCTCCATCAATGACCGCTTCCAGCAGAG GATTTTTGACCCTCGTGTGGACATCGTGCAGGCTACCTGGTCCCCCTTCCAGCGTACACCTTGGCTGCAGCCGCTACTGATGGACCTGTCTCCCTGGAGAACCAAATTACAGGAAATCAAGAGCAGCCTGGACAACCACACCGAAGTGGTCTTCATCGCAGATTTCCCTG GGCTGCACCTGGAGAACTTTGTGAGCGAAGACCTGGGCAACACTAGCATCCAGCTGCTGCAGGGGGAGGTAACTGTGGAGCTGGTGGCAGAACAGAAGAACCAGACTCTTCAGGAGGGAGAAAAAATGCAG TTGCCTGCTGGTGAGTACCATAAGGTGTATACAGTGTCGCCCAGTCCTTCCTGCTACATGTACATCTATGTCAACACTACAGAGCTTGCACTGGAGCAAGACCTGGCATACCTGCAAGAATTGAAGGAGAAGGTGGAGAATGGAAGTG AAACAGAGCCTCTGCCTCCAGAGCTGCAACCTCTGCTGGAAGGGGAAGTCAAAGGGGGCCCTGAGCCAACACCGCTGGTTCAGACCTTTCTTAGACGCCAGCAAAGGCTCCAGGAGATCGAACGCCGGCGAAATGCCCCTTTCCACGAGCGACTCCTCCGCTTTTTGCTGCGAAAGCTCTATGTCTTTCGCCGCAG cTTTCTGATGACTTGTATCTCACTTCGAAATCTGGTATTAGGCCGCCCTTCCCTGGAGCAGCTGGCCCAAGAGGTGACTTACGCGAACTTGCGACCCTTTGAGCCAGTTGGAGAGCCGAGTCCTTCAAACACAGATTCTTCAAATCCTCATCCTTCTGAGCCAAATGCTGACCCTGTTCACTCAGAGTTCTGA
- the GGCX gene encoding vitamin K-dependent gamma-carboxylase isoform X3 — translation MVVSARSARSPPDSDKVQKDKAGQTSGRRQGSRMGKLLGFEWTDVSSWGRLVTLLNRPTDPASLAVFRFLFGLMMVLDIPQERGLSSLDQRYLDGLEVCRFPLLDALQPLPLDWMYLVYTIMFLGALGMMLGLHYRISCVLFLLPYWYVFLLDKTSWNNHSYLYGLLAFQLTFMDANRYWSVDGLLNARKRNAHVPLWNYAVLRGQIFIVYFIAGVKKLDADWVEGYSMDYLSRHWLFSPFKFVLSEEMTSLLVVHWCGLLLDLSAGFLLFFDASRSIGLLFVSYFHCMNSQLFSIGMFPYVMLASSPLFCSPDRKSNPLRGLREERWVC, via the exons ATGGTGGTGTCTGCTCGGTCTGCGCGGTCCCCGCCCGACTCAG ATAAAGTACAAAAAGATAAAGCTGGACAGACCTCAGGGCGCCGTCAGGGCAGCCGAATGGGGAAGCTCTTGGGTTTTGAGTGGACAGATGTGTCCAGCTGGGGGAGGCTGGTGACCCTGCTGAATAGACCAACGGATCCTGCAAGCCTGGCAGTCTTCCGTTTTCTCTTTG GGCTGATGATGGTGCTGGACATTCCCCAGGAGCGGGGGCTCAGCTCCCTGGACCAAAGATACCTGGATGGGCTGGAGGTGTGCCGCTTCCCGTTGCTTGACGCCCTGCAGCCACTGCCACTTGACTGGATGTATCTGGTCTACACCATCATGTTTCTGG GGGCGCTGGGCATGATGCTGGGCCTGCACTACCGGATAAGCTGTGTGTTATTCCTGCTGCCATACTGGTATGTGTTTCTTCTGGACAAGACATCGTGGAACAACCACTCCTATCTGTATGGTTTGTTGGCCTTTCAGCTGACGTTCATGGATGCAAACCGCTACTG GTCTGTGGACGGCCTGCTGAATGCCCGGAAGCGGAACGCCCACGTGCCCCTTTGGAACTATGCTGTGCTGCGTGGCCAG ATCTTCATCGTGTACTTCATTGCGGGCGTGAAAAAGCTGGATGCAGACTGGGTGGAAGGCTACTCCATGGACTACCTGTCCCGGCACTGGCTCTTCAGTCCCTTCAA ATTTGTACTGTCTGAGGAGATGACTAGTCTGCTGGTGGTGCACTGGTGCGGACTGCTGCTCGACCTCTCTGCCGGTTTCCTGCTCTTCTTTGACGCCTCAAGGTCCATTGGCCTCCTCTTCGTGTCCTACTTCCACTGCATGAATTCCCAGCTCTTCAGCATTG GTATGTTCCCCTACGTCATGCTGGCCAGCAGCCCTCTCTTCTGCTCTCCCGA